AAGCCTTTTTAAAAGACGCAAAAACAGACTTTTATTGGAAAATATGTACTTGTATTCAAGGTCGTAGATAGAGTGAGGGAGTTGATTTTCCATCACAAGTACTCCTTATGTGTTTCTGATAAGAATTATAACACAGAAAAAAGGAAAATATCAAACATATTTTCTTATTGATTATCTATCTTACATAAAAAACCCAGCGGAGAACCTCGAACAGAGCTTTTAAGAACTTTGTAAACGAAAAATGTGTTAAAATTGTGATACTATTAATAACGAATAACACAACCTGATTCTTTGAAATAGTATTGTAATGTTAATCTTAAGCTGAAAGGGGCTTGTGGTTGTGGAAATGCAAAAAGAAAACTGGGTTTTGATATCAATCATAGGTAAAGGACAAGAAAGAAGAGATGGAGCAAGGGGATATGAAAAGACGCGCTATGTTTTCAATGCAAAATCAGAGAACGAATACATAACAAAAGAGACGGCCTTCTTTGATATAGGGCTTCTTGAATATTTAAAAGATGTTGAAAAGCTCAATATTGACAAATTCATAGTTGTTGGAACTGCCAAGTCAGCATGGTCAGAGCTTTTGATGGTAATACCACCTGAAGAGCAGCAAAGCGAGAGCATATCTGATTTGTATCTGAAAGTATATGATCAAGAGAGCGCAAAAGACGAAGAACAAGGCGTCTCTGAGGAGGTATCAAATGAATGGGAGATGACTTTGTGAAATTTCTTGCCAATTTTGAGGTTATACAGAGTCAAACCTTTGGATTTTAAGGTGTATCTTGGTATCATCCTGAAAAAACTTGAACCACAAAAGAAA
This Caldicellulosiruptor changbaiensis DNA region includes the following protein-coding sequences:
- a CDS encoding TM1812 family CRISPR-associated protein codes for the protein MEMQKENWVLISIIGKGQERRDGARGYEKTRYVFNAKSENEYITKETAFFDIGLLEYLKDVEKLNIDKFIVVGTAKSAWSELLMVIPPEEQQSESISDLYLKVYDQESAKDEEQGVSEEVSNEWEMTL